The sequence below is a genomic window from Anaerobranca californiensis DSM 14826.
AGTTCTAAGCTGCCCATCTGGTAAAAACATTTCTAAAAAAGTCATTACTATAACTAAAATTACTAAATTTCTTACTAAAGAATTTAACATATCCATCCTTCTCACCTACCTAACCATTTGGGTAATATTCCCAGCTCCCATAATTATTGCTATCGTCATAAAATACATTATTGATGAAGCCATTACTGCTATAAATAACATGATCAAGGAATTACCTAATGTCTCGATGGTTTTTACAATATTAGTATCACCCAATGGTTGTAAAAGGGCTGCTGTCAAACGATATATAAAGACAATAGCTAAAATCTTTATTAAAGGAAAAATAGTGTAAAGAATAATTAGTATCATACCATAAATAGAAATAGCTTGTTTTAACACCATAGAAGCCCCTGCCACCGTTTCAAAGGCATCGGCGAACAATCCCCCCACTACAGGAATGAACACTTTAGCTGCAAATTTACCAGTCTTCATACCTATACCATCTACTACAGCAGACCCCACCCCTTGGATTCCGGTAATTCCAACAAAAGTAATTAGAGTGAAACCTAATATATACATACTGATATCCCGAAGAAAACCCGCTAATTTATTTAATTTAAAAGAACTAAAGCAATCCACTAAATTAAGGATAGTTGAAAGAAAAATTAGTGGAAAAACTACCCCTTTAACTATAACTGCCCCTAAATTTACACACAAGATCACTAAAGGTTTAAAAAGGGCAACACTGGAAACTGAGCCCATTCCCGCCATCAATGTCAATAAAAGGGGGATCACTCCTTTTACTGTAGTAATCATATCATCTATTACCCCATTACCTAATTGTAAAGCCATATAGAAAGTTTTTATAGCTATAGTAAATAACACTAAAAATATTACCCCTTGAGCCAATTTGGCAACGGTATTTGCATAAAAATTACTCTTTAGATTTTCCAATAAAACCCCTAGTATAGCCAGTATAATTAGCTGTCCCATTAACTTGGTATTTGCAACTACTTCTTTAAACATAAAGGCAAGTATATTTCCCAAAAACTCCTTTAAACTGAAACCAGATGAGCCTTCACCCCAAAAATCCCGCAAATTTAAAGTTGGTATGTATTTCCCAAATTCCTGTTCTAGTTGAAAATAGAAATTTTCTATTTCTGTTAAATCTATGTATTGTTCCATTGCCCCTTCAGCTAGAGCTATTTGGTTGGAAAACAATATTAGTCCAATCATTACCAATATTATTTTGTATTTTTTCATAACTTTTCCTCCAGCTATTCAGATTTAAGGCAAAATGGTAATCAAAGTTTTCAGGATAGTGGAGATGATAGGGATTGCTAAAATTAACATCAGTGTTTTGCCAGCTAAGATCACTTTATTTGCCAAAGTATTTTCATTGGCATCTTGACAAATTTGAGCTCCAAACTCCGTTATATATGCAATTCCAATAATTCGCAAGATAGTTCCCAAAAAAACTATATTTAACTCCGCTTGCAAAGCCAAGTCTTCAAAAATTTTCATAATATAATAGATGGAACTGGCTAAGGCTAAAAAAATCACTGCCGCTGCTACTACCCTTATTTGCATGGCAATTTCCGGTTTTTGCTGTTTAACTATTACTACGAGTACCGTTGTAATAATAGCAAAAGCCACAAAGCTCATAATATTCATATGGCCCAACCCCTACATATTGAATATTGTCCTTATAGTTGTAAAAAGTTCAGCAATAAGCTGAATGACTAAAAATAGGACTAAGACAACTCCCACTAATGTCAACATCTGACTATGTTCTTTCTTTTGAGCTTGTTCTAAAACAATACTAAAAATAGCTATTAAGATCCCTAAACCAGCTATCTGGAAAATTAAATTTATATTCAATCCCATTTTTTCCCCCTCCTAATTCCAATCATATTAAAACTAAAATTAAAGCTAATCCAGAAAAAAAACCAAGGTATTTCCACATTTTTTCATTTTTAGCACATAAGTCTCTACTTTCCTTTTCCGCCATTTGTAATTGCTTAATAGTTAAATCTAAATGTTTTTTCTGTTCTACAACACTACTCCTCCCTAAAGTAAAGCCTAAATTCTCGATTATAGCCATATCCTCCTTGGTCAAGGAGAAATCTATTTCCCTAAGACAATTGGTCCAGTAGGTCTCCATTCCTTCCCCTTCTCCACCTTTTAGCTTTAATGCTACATTTTCAAAAAACTTTGCTACAGGTTCCTTTGTCATTCTGCCTACTTTCCCTAAAGCCAATGGTAATGGAGTTAACCCATAGGTCATTTCAGATTGAAGGATAGCAAAGGCATCTTGAAAATATCTCAGTTGAATGGTTCTATTTTGATACCCTTGAGCTTTCATAAATCCGTAGCTAGTTGTAGCATACAGGATTAATGCCGAACCTAATATTTTAAACCACATAATATTTCCCCTCCCAAATACTCCTGCCGGTTTCTAGATCTATAATATCTTCAATAGTTCCCATTCCCCCCTTGTTAGACAGGATTATCAACCTTTTAAATAAATTTAAGCTTAATATCTCCCGGAAATTCCCTTTATTTTTCAGATCAAATAGGTCTTTACCATGAACAGTAGTTAAAACATTAACCCCTGCTGTTATGGCGTATTCCAAAGCATCTATATCTTCCTTTTTCCCTAACTCATCAGTTGCTAAAATATGGGGTGACATTGACCTTATTAACATAATCATCCCCTCTTTTTTAGGACAGGAATCTATGACATCTACCCTCTTTCCAATATCTAGTTGGGGAATACCCCTAAAACATCCGGCTATTTCAGAGCGTTCATCGACAACCCCTACTTTAAAAGAAAATTTATCACTACTTGATAAAATCCTCACCAGATCCCTTAACAATGTGGTTTTCCCACAATTAGGAGGGGATAAAATTATAGTACTTAAAAAAATATTGTCTTTAATTATATAAGGTAAAACTTTATCACCGATTCCCTTTTTTTGTCTGGCAATCCTTATGTTTAAGCTATTTATATCTACCAATGTTTTAACTTTTTCCTTTTCCACAACAGCTTTTCCACAGATTCCAACCCTGTGTCCACCTGGAATGGTTATATAGCCCTTTTGTAGTTCCTCCTCCACGGAATAATAGGAGTAATTAGTTAATAAATAAAATATTTTTTCTATTATCCCTTTATCAACTAAGAAATTAGTTGCCCCTTCCCTCCCTTGAGCAAAAAAGGACAAGGGCTTATTGACCCTCACCCTAATTTCTTCACAATTAGGGTACTTTTTAAAAATCCATATAATATCTTCTTTAATTTCCGGGGGAAAATAAGGCAAAATTTGTTCGATGATTTTTTCCATTTTTAGTCCCTCCTTAAGCTATAAATATTTATAAAGGGGAATTATTATGCCAAATTTTAAAAAAATACAAGCTCAAGTTTAAGGAGCTTGCCAATAAAATGCAAAAAAAATATAGCCAGTACCATATAAGGTACTGGCTAATTTTTATAGTTCATCATCGTCGTCATTTTCAGTGCTTTCAAAAAGGACTTTTCCACAGTTTGGACATAAAATTTCTAGTTCTTCATCAGCTAAATCTTCTTCTTCTACATAGGCGACTTCTCCACAATGGGGACATTCTACTTCTACTTCATCATCATCTAATTCTTCTACATCAACATCGTCAAGATCATCTAAATCATCGTCTGAACAGTGATCATCACAATCACATTGACATTCTGCCACTTCACTTTCTAAAAAATCCTTTTCTAGCTCAGCTAAATCTTCATCAATTGCTTCAACATAATCCTCTAGCTCAGCTTGGCCTAAATCGATATCTTCAATAATATCTGCCATATCTTCTAGTACCTCTAAAACATGTCTCAAAATTTTACCTTCTGCACTTTTGTCATCGAGATCTAAACCATCAGCTAACCCTTGAATATAAGCTATTTTTTCTTTTAATTCTGCCATTTTTATTACCTCCTTTTCTAACTAATATTTAAGATACCCTAAGTTAAAATAATTATGCCCTTTCAATATATGTTTTAGTTCTGGTATCTACTTTTAATTTATCTCCTACATTGATAAAGAAAGGAACTTGAATAACAAGACCTGTCTGCAATGTAGCAGGTTTTGAACCACCGGAAGCAGTATCACCTTTAATTCCCGGTTCAGTTTCCACAACTTCTAAAACAACAGAGTTTGGAAGCTCTATTCCAATTGGTTTATCTTTATAATACAAGACAACTATTTCCATATCTTCAATTAAAAATTTGACATTTTCATCTAATTGTTGTTTAGTCAAGGTTATTTGTTCATAGTTTTCAGTATCCATAAAAATATAATCATCACCGGAAGAATAGAGATACTGCATTGTTCTCCTATCAATATGAGCCTTTTCAATTTTTTCCTTTGGGTTAAAGGTTTTTTCAATTACCGCTCCTGTTTCGACATTTTTAAGTTTTGCCCTAACAAAAGCAGCTCCTTTACCTGGTTTAACATGCTGAAAGTCTACAATTTGTAGTACAGCCCCTTCAAATTCAATTGTCAATCCTGTTTTAAAATCATTTGGTGAAATCATGTCTTTTTCCTCCTTACACTAGTTTATCTCGATTAATTCTTTTGTGACTTTTGTTAAATTTCTATTGCCATTTTCAGTAATGACAACCATATCTTCAATTCTAACTCCACCGAAATTAGGAATATAGATCCCTGGTTCCACTGTTACCACATTTCCTACTTGAAGACTATCTTCAGCTTTAGGGGATAATCTAGGATTTTCATGGACTACCATCCCGATACCATGGCCTAATCCATGGCCAAAATTTTCAGTATAACCTTTGTTATAGATAATCTCCCTAGCTAACCAGTCGGCATCTTTACCAGAAATACCACTTTTTATTCCTGCCAATGCAGCTTCTTGGGCTTCTAAAACAGTATAGTAGATTTTCTTTTGTTCATCGGTAGCTTTTCCTAATACCACTGTTCTAGTTAAATCTGAACAGTAATTATTAAAAATGCAACCAAAATCAATTTTTACAAAATCCCCTTTTTCTAAAACCTTATCTAAAGCTACACCATGGGGAAGTGAAGATCTGTAACCAGAAGCTACAATGGTAGTGAAAGCTAAACCAGAAGCCCCTTTTCTTTTCATGAAAAATTCTAGTTCTAATGCTACATCTTTTTCTGTTATCCCTGGTTTTAAAAATCCTAAAATATGGGCAAAGGCATCTCCAGCAATTTCAATAGCTTTTTCCATATTGGCGATTTCTTCTTGATCTTTAACCATCCTTAGTTCTTCCACTACCGGCTCCACAGCCTTTAATTCTATCCCTTCAAAGGCTTTTTTGTAACCTAAATACCCGGAATAAGTGACATATTCCCTTTCAAAACCTAAAACTTTAACCCCTAATCTCTTAATTTCCTTTAATACATCTTCAAGGGGGTTAAGTCCATGTTGTAAAATAGTAATTCCTGATATAATTTCCTTATTAGCCTGTTCTGTATAGCGAAAGTCTGTTAAAAATACGTCTTCACCTTCTGTTATTAATAAATAACCACTGCTACCGGTAAAACTGGATAAATAATAACGGTTTTGTGGTTGAGTAATCAGCAGGCCATCTACCCCTATTTCCTTTAGTTTACCCTTTAATTTCTTAATCCTTTCCATACTTTTTCCCCCCTCCAATATTTTTCAATGCTTCTAAAGCCAAAATATAACCAAATGGACCAAAACCTGTAATTTGTCCCGCTGAGTAAGGTGCAATAACAGATTTTCTCCTAAATTCTTCCCTACTGTAAATATTGGAAATATGTACTTCCACAACGGGTATATCAATAGCTTCTACAGCATCTCCGATTGCATAGGAGTAGTGGGTATAAGCACCGGGATTTAATACTACACCTTGACATTCCCTTCCAGCTCTGTGGAGTAAATCAATAATTTCTCCTTCACTGTTTGTCTGGTATATCTCTATTTTAAATCCATTTTTCTTCCCGTATTCTAAAATTTCCCCATTGATATAGTCTAAACTTTGATTACCATATATTTCAATTTTCCGCTGACCTAAGAGGTTGAGGTTTGGTCCGTGAATAACCATAACATCCATATTTATTCCCCCATGGAAAGTATACACTTTCTATTATAATCCTATTGTTAAATTATAGCAACAAAAAGTTTTAAAACTATTTTCTTTTAGGTACTCCGTGGATGATTTCACCATCAATACCATGGCAGGCTTCTGCAAAGGTTTCACTCAAAGTGGGGTGGGCGTGGATGGTGTTATAAATATCTTTAGCCTTTAATCTATGTTGGACTGCTAACACCCCTTCAGCAATTAAATCACTACTGTGGGGACCTAAAATATGAACTCCAATAATCCTATCTTCTAAATCGGCAATAACCTTAACAGTTCCTTCTATCTCCCCTTCTGCCATTGCTTTGCCATTGGCAGCAAAATTAAATTTACTCACTTTATAATCAATATTTTTCTCTTTACACCCTTCTTCAGTTAAACCTACACTAGCCAATTCTGGATAAGTAAAAACTACACTGGGTACAGCCCTGTAATCCATTGTTCTCCCTTTACCTGCAATATTTTCCACCGCTACTATTCCTTCTTGAGAAGCTACATGGGCTAGCATAATTCCACCGGTACAATCACCTACAGCATAGACATCTGGGATATTTGTTTCCATTTTTTCGTTTGTTAAAATACCGCCATTGTCTTTAAGAGTTAGATTTAACTTTTCTAAACCTTTAAGATTAGGCTTCCTTCCACCAGCCATTAGACATAAATTTACCCTTATTTCTTCTAC
It includes:
- the spoIIIAD gene encoding stage III sporulation protein AD is translated as MNIMSFVAFAIITTVLVVIVKQQKPEIAMQIRVVAAAVIFLALASSIYYIMKIFEDLALQAELNIVFLGTILRIIGIAYITEFGAQICQDANENTLANKVILAGKTLMLILAIPIISTILKTLITILP
- the spoIIIAB gene encoding stage III sporulation protein SpoIIIAB produces the protein MWFKILGSALILYATTSYGFMKAQGYQNRTIQLRYFQDAFAILQSEMTYGLTPLPLALGKVGRMTKEPVAKFFENVALKLKGGEGEGMETYWTNCLREIDFSLTKEDMAIIENLGFTLGRSSVVEQKKHLDLTIKQLQMAEKESRDLCAKNEKMWKYLGFFSGLALILVLI
- a CDS encoding M24 family metallopeptidase, which encodes MERIKKLKGKLKEIGVDGLLITQPQNRYYLSSFTGSSGYLLITEGEDVFLTDFRYTEQANKEIISGITILQHGLNPLEDVLKEIKRLGVKVLGFEREYVTYSGYLGYKKAFEGIELKAVEPVVEELRMVKDQEEIANMEKAIEIAGDAFAHILGFLKPGITEKDVALELEFFMKRKGASGLAFTTIVASGYRSSLPHGVALDKVLEKGDFVKIDFGCIFNNYCSDLTRTVVLGKATDEQKKIYYTVLEAQEAALAGIKSGISGKDADWLAREIIYNKGYTENFGHGLGHGIGMVVHENPRLSPKAEDSLQVGNVVTVEPGIYIPNFGGVRIEDMVVITENGNRNLTKVTKELIEIN
- the spoIIIAA gene encoding stage III sporulation protein AA — translated: MEKIIEQILPYFPPEIKEDIIWIFKKYPNCEEIRVRVNKPLSFFAQGREGATNFLVDKGIIEKIFYLLTNYSYYSVEEELQKGYITIPGGHRVGICGKAVVEKEKVKTLVDINSLNIRIARQKKGIGDKVLPYIIKDNIFLSTIILSPPNCGKTTLLRDLVRILSSSDKFSFKVGVVDERSEIAGCFRGIPQLDIGKRVDVIDSCPKKEGMIMLIRSMSPHILATDELGKKEDIDALEYAITAGVNVLTTVHGKDLFDLKNKGNFREILSLNLFKRLIILSNKGGMGTIEDIIDLETGRSIWEGKYYVV
- the aroQ gene encoding type II 3-dehydroquinate dehydratase — its product is MDVMVIHGPNLNLLGQRKIEIYGNQSLDYINGEILEYGKKNGFKIEIYQTNSEGEIIDLLHRAGRECQGVVLNPGAYTHYSYAIGDAVEAIDIPVVEVHISNIYSREEFRRKSVIAPYSAGQITGFGPFGYILALEALKNIGGGKKYGKD
- a CDS encoding CD1247 N-terminal domain-containing protein, with the translated sequence MAELKEKIAYIQGLADGLDLDDKSAEGKILRHVLEVLEDMADIIEDIDLGQAELEDYVEAIDEDLAELEKDFLESEVAECQCDCDDHCSDDDLDDLDDVDVEELDDDEVEVECPHCGEVAYVEEEDLADEELEILCPNCGKVLFESTENDDDDEL
- the spoIIIAE gene encoding stage III sporulation protein AE — its product is MKKYKIILVMIGLILFSNQIALAEGAMEQYIDLTEIENFYFQLEQEFGKYIPTLNLRDFWGEGSSGFSLKEFLGNILAFMFKEVVANTKLMGQLIILAILGVLLENLKSNFYANTVAKLAQGVIFLVLFTIAIKTFYMALQLGNGVIDDMITTVKGVIPLLLTLMAGMGSVSSVALFKPLVILCVNLGAVIVKGVVFPLIFLSTILNLVDCFSSFKLNKLAGFLRDISMYILGFTLITFVGITGIQGVGSAVVDGIGMKTGKFAAKVFIPVVGGLFADAFETVAGASMVLKQAISIYGMILIILYTIFPLIKILAIVFIYRLTAALLQPLGDTNIVKTIETLGNSLIMLFIAVMASSIMYFMTIAIIMGAGNITQMVR
- the efp gene encoding elongation factor P, whose product is MISPNDFKTGLTIEFEGAVLQIVDFQHVKPGKGAAFVRAKLKNVETGAVIEKTFNPKEKIEKAHIDRRTMQYLYSSGDDYIFMDTENYEQITLTKQQLDENVKFLIEDMEIVVLYYKDKPIGIELPNSVVLEVVETEPGIKGDTASGGSKPATLQTGLVIQVPFFINVGDKLKVDTRTKTYIERA
- the spoIIIAC gene encoding stage III sporulation protein AC, producing MGLNINLIFQIAGLGILIAIFSIVLEQAQKKEHSQMLTLVGVVLVLFLVIQLIAELFTTIRTIFNM